A single Zootoca vivipara chromosome 1, rZooViv1.1, whole genome shotgun sequence DNA region contains:
- the SLC39A10 gene encoding zinc transporter ZIP10 isoform X5, which yields MKVHMHTQFCLICLLTFVFHQCHHCHEDGHDESAEVTTTASQPHSHNHNDYQISEKAEEKQKYYIEKLFDRYGENGTLSFFGLEKLLTSLGLGEVKVVEINHEDIGHNHVSHLDAIEVQEGRHSHSHSHHHHPPHSHTHSENQTTNERPAKRKRKCDPEKEAAEPSLKSDSKHTHDHNDHRHHERRLHHLGRNGTRHSHNDSTSAKDHRGPSHEPSTETNMTQEQPEKSHKDNRRTRKERKKRSGASVEAAQGFTPSHESTKQHGHNRVHKNGHTQDTALSHAHERDRERSPARGHPDPASGDGHRRGRKHEGQIGMRKRAVLSPHPHKDHNGDEHHHEECLNFTQLLAHYGLHPTSPISPSLFTYLCPALLYQIDRRLCIKHYEDLVIEDLNKGRNASLGNMEKTGASASEQDEVSRAAGTMSGDALLHLLPHSQGAHNHSHEDHEHNHEHQHLHGHSHGSGEAVQGFLEEYDAVLKGLVALGGIYLLFIIEHCIRMFKHYSKQRVETKIFPTRTKQKWCKKKQKVDDSPIGRKLSDHKLNRPDADWLQLKPLAGADDSVLSDDRLNETELTDLDGQLDSLPKTFLSAEEENSMLHSHNNVSHGAQENDLPDVEYESNHREDKIVARKHNHIWSHKHSHHSHGHCQSGKDLKDTGIANIAWMVIMGDGIHNFSDGLAIGAAFSAGLTGGISTSIAVFCHELPHELGDFAVLLKAGMTVKQAIVYNLLSALMAYVGMLIGTAVGQYANNITLWIFAVTAGMFLYVALVDMLPEMLHGDGDDEEHGYCPVGQFILQNLGLLMGFAIMLVIALYEDKIVLDIQF from the exons atgaaggtacacatgcacacacaattttGCCTCATTTGCTTGCTAACGTTTGTCTTTCATCAATGCCACCATTGCCACGAAGATGGACACGACGAAAGTGCCGAGGTCACAACCACAGCATCACAGCCGCATAGCCACAACCACAATGACTATCAGATCTCAGAGAAGGCCGAAGAGAAACAGAAATACTACATTGAAAAACTCTTTGACCGCTACGGCGAAAATGGAACGCTCTCGTTTTTCGGCCTGGAGAAATTGCTGACGAGCTTGGGCCTGGGAGAAGTGAAAGTAGTGGAAATAAATCATGAGGACATTGGCCACAATCATGTTTCTCACTTAGATGCAATAGAAGTACAAGAAGGAAGgcattcccattcccattcccaccaccaccaccctcctcaTTCCCATACTCACTCAGAGAACCAGACCACGAACGAAAGGCCTGCCAAAAGAAAGCGGAAATGTGACCCTGAGAAAGAAGCAGCAGAGCCATCTTTAAAATCTGACAGCAAACATACTCACGACCACAATGACCACAGGCACCACGAGCGCCGGCTCCATCACCTCGGCCGCAACGGTACTCGCCACTCCCATAACGATTCCACCAGCGCCAAGGACCACAGGGGGCCCAGCCACGAACCTTCGACGGAGACCAATATGACTCAAGAGCAGCCCGAAAAGTCGCACAAAGACAACAGGAGGACacggaaggaaaggaagaagagaagcgGGGCTTCGGTGGAAGCGGCACAAGGCTTTACTCCCAGCCACGAGTCCACCAAGCAGCACGGACACAACCGAGTTCACAAAAACGGGCACACGCAAGACACGGCCCTCTCGCACGCTCACGAGCGTGATCGTGAGCGTTCACCTGCCCGCGGGCATCCGGATCCTGCCAGTGGAGACGGGCATCGCCGTGGCAGGAAGCACGAGGGGCAGATTGGCATGAGGAAGCGTGCCGTCCTCTCGCCACACCCTCACAAGGACCATAATGGAGATGAGCACCACCACGAAGAG TGTTTAAACTTCACTCAGCTGCTAGCGCATTACGGCCTTCATCCCAcctctcccatttcccccagCTTGTTTACATACCTGTGCCCAGCATTGCTGTATCAGATTGACAGGAGACTTTGTATTAAACATTATGAAGATCTGGTGATTGAAGACTTGAATAAAGGAAGAAATGCATCGCTTGGGAACATGGAGAAAACTGGCGCATCGG CTTCTGAGCAAGACGAAGTCTCAAGAGCTGCAG GAACAATGAGCGGAGACGCGCTGCTCCATCTGTTGCCACAT TCGCAAGGGGCGCACAACCACAGCCACGAGGACCACGAGCACAACCACGAGCACCAGCATCTCCATGGCCATTCCCACGGCAGCGGAGAAGCGGTCCAGGGCTTCCTAGAAGAGTATGATGCTGTGCTGAAAGGGCTGGTGGCCCTGGGCGGAATTTACCTCCTGTTCATCATCGAGCACTGCATACGAATGTTCAAGCACTACAGCAAACAAAGG GTGGAAACCAAAATATTTCCTACTAGG ACTAAACAGAAGTGGTGTAAGAAGAAACAGAAGGTCGATGATTCGCCAATTGGAAGGAAACTTTCAGATCATAAGCTAAATAGGCCGGATGCTGACTGGCTTCAGCTCAAGCCTCTAGCAG GAGCAGATGACTCTGTTTTATCCGACGATCGACTTAATGAAACCGAACTAACTGACCTGGACGGCCAGCTTGACTCGCTGCCAAAGACCTTCCTGTCCGCAGAGGAGGAAAACAGTATGCTCCACTCCCATAACAATGTATCCCATGGCGCCCAGGAGAACGATCTCCCCGACGTGGAGTACGAAAGCAACCACCGAGAGGATAAAATCGTAGCTCGAAAGCACAACCACATTTGGTCCCACAAACACTCCCACCATTCTCATGGACACTGCCAGTCCGGCAAAGACCTGAAAGACACTGGAATAGCAAACATAGCCTGGATGGTAATAATGGGAGACGGGATCCACAATTTTAGCGACGGGCTGGCCATTG GAGCAGCTTTCAGTGCTGGCTTGACCGGAGGAATTAGCACATCCATAGCAGTATTTTGTCATGAGCTTCCCCATGAATTGG GGGACTTTGCTGTGCTTCTGAAAGCAGGCATGACTGTGAAACAGGCCATTGTTTACAACCTCCTCTCAGCCTTGATGGCTTACGTAGGAATGCTAATAGGGACAGCTGTGGGACAGTACGCAAATAACATCACCCTGTGGATCTTCGCAGTCACTGCCGGCATGTTCCTCTACGTGGCCCTGGTGGATATG ctTCCAGAAATGCTTCACGGGGACGGAGACGACGAAGAGCACGGCTACTGTCCCGTGGGCCAGTTCATCCTCCAGAACTTAGGTCTTCTCATGGGATTTGCCATTATGTTGGTGATTGCCCTTTACGAAGACAAAATAGTGTTGGACATCCAGTTTTGA